From Erigeron canadensis isolate Cc75 chromosome 8, C_canadensis_v1, whole genome shotgun sequence, one genomic window encodes:
- the LOC122578615 gene encoding microtubule-associated protein TORTIFOLIA1 isoform X2 translates to MSTKSLRPTKPPIPHSSRSPLSSHLAIIELKQRILNSLSRLSDRDTHEIAVEDLETVIKTASSDTLSLVLNTLFESINETTTNTPPVKKEAIRLLSFICTCHTELAAAHLKKIITNIVKRLKDSDSGVKDSCCESIGQLSCLYLKGLKEKENANIGSIVLLFVKPLFDSMNEQNKSVQSGAAMCLGKMIDMASDPPVLNFQKLCTKICKFLNSPNFLANSALLPVVSSLCQVGAIAPQALDPLLQSIHDCLSSSDWTTRKAAADTLNAMALHSSNLIIEKPTATITILETCRFDKIKPVRDSITEALLLWKFIAEGHEDQKTSSPHQDSEPAKLSKNILTRVIPFTQKLSKKILPKSDDKQIETPVKDGQNSDQNVPEKTIGTKKKAPTLSDKELNPEFFQRLERRVSGEVEVVVNRRLSSYFQNEELQEVNKENDEGEKSNSKESYQLDAQVNLQARSVEKGGDGIGPSFRRREPDNNEILLGIQRQLLHMERKQAHLMKLLQDFKGGSRDGMVTLENRVWGLERVVEEMACNISSSMSAFRSSSYLNGFEDSSIRSSKYNGFSDYSNTRLGRNDNGMSYMGRGSSWGYHTHGSNSQMGSIRATNRSPIRVGPVRVGEGPSARSVWQASKDEATLEAIRGVVPKKKAEVSGNENLVQNRDPVLSAWRNAMDGVDLGDMDMAFGEVLSSGDDLLLVKLMDKTGPLIDRLSSEVASEVLHAVAQFLLEPNLFDISLSWIQQRMEQMLWTSL, encoded by the exons ATGTCAACAAAATCTCTAAGACCCACAAAACCCCCAATCCCACACTCATCAAGATCACCACTTTCTTCACATTTAGCCATCATTGAACTTAAACAAAGAATCTTGAATTCCTTGTCAAGGCTTTCCGACAGAGACACCCATGAAATCGCAGTCGAAGATCTCGAAACCGTCATTAAAACCGCCTCCTCCGACACCCTTTCCTTAGTACTAAACACCCTTTTCGAGTCAATTAATGAAACCACAACTAACACACCACCTGTCAAAAAAGAAGCAATTAGGCTGCTTTCTTTCATATGTACTTGTCATACTGAATTGGCAGCTGCCCATTTGAAAAAGATTATAACCAACATTGTAAAAAGACTTAAAGATTCCGATTCGGGTGTTAAAGATTCTTGTTGTGAGTCAATTGGGCAGCTTTCTTGTTTATATTTGAAgggtttgaaagaaaaagaaaatgcgAATATTGGGTCGATTGTTTTGCTGTTTGTTAAGCCGTTGTTTGATTCGATGAATGAACAGAATAAATCAGTGCAATCTGGTGCAGCAATGTGTTTGGGTAAAATGATTGATATGGCTTCTGATCCACCTGTTCTGAATTTTCAAAAGCTTTGTACTAAGATCTGCAAGTTTCTTAATAGCCCGAATTTCTTAGCTAATTCTGCTCTTTTGCCCGTCGTATCAAGTCTTTGTCAG GTTGGCGCTATTGCTCCACAAGCTTTGGACCCATTGTTACAAAGTATCCATGACTGTCTCAGTAGTTCTGACTGGACAACCAGAAAGGCGGCTGCGGACACATTGAATGCCATGGCTTTGCATTCAAGTAACTTGATAATAGAAAAACCGACTGCTACAATAACAATACTTGAAACATGTCGTTTTGATAAG ATCAAACCAGTGAGAGATAGTATAACAGAGGCGCTTCTACTGTGGAAGTTTATTGCAGAAGGTCATGAAGATCAAAAAACATCCAGTCCTCATCAGGATTCTGAGCCAGCTAAATTGTCAAAAAATATTCTAACAAGGGTAATTCCTTTTACCCAAAAGTTGTCAAAAAAGATCCTTCCAAAATCAGATGATAAACAAATAGAGACCCCAGTGAAGGATGGTCAAAACAGTGATCAAAATGTCCCTGAAAAAACAATAGGAACGAAAAAAAAGGCTCCAACTTTAAGTGATAAGGAGCTGAACCCTGAATTCTTTCAGAGACTTGAGAGAAGGGTTTCAGGTGAAGTTGAAGTTGTTGTTAATCGTCGGTTGTCCAGTTATTTTCAAAATGAAGAGTTGCAGGAGGTCAATAAAGAGAATGATGAGGGGGAAAAGTCAAATTCAAAAGAGAGCTACCAGCTAGATGCACAGGTCAACCTGCAAGCCCGTAGTGTGGAAAAAGGAGGAGATGGCATTGGTCCTTCTTTTAGACGCCGAGAACCTGATAATAATGAAATTCTGTTGGGCATTCAGAGgcaattacttcatatggagaGAAAGCAGGCTCATCTCATGAAATTGTTGCAg GATTTTAAGGGCGGATCTCGTGATGGTATGGTAACTCTGGAGAACAGAGTATGGGGTCTAGAGAGAGTTGTTGAAGAGATGGCATGtaatatatcatcatcaatgAGTGCTTTTAGAAGCAGTTCTTATCTGAATGGCTTTGAAGATTCTTCAATCAGATCATCAAAGTACAATGGATTTTCTGACTATTCTAATACAAGATTAGGGAGAAATGATAATGGGATGTCTTACATGGGAAGGGGTTCTTCTTGGGGTTATCATACACATGGTTCAAACTCTCAAATGGGCTCAATAAGAGCTACAAATAGATCACCTATACGGGTCGGGCCGGTTAGGGTTGGAGAGGGTCCATCAGCAAGAAGTGTTTGGCAAGCATCAAAAGATGAAGCCACTTTAGAAGCAATTAGAGGGGTTGTACCTAAAAAGAAAGCAGAAGTGTCAGGAAATGAAAACCTTGTGCAAAATCGAGACCCAGTTTTGAGTGCTTGGAGAAATGCAATGGATGGAGTTGATTTGGGCGACATGGATATGGCGTTTGGTGAAGTTTTGTCTAGTGGGGATGATCTTTTGCTTGTGAAACTAATGGATAAAACCGGACCTTTGATTGACCGGCTCTCGAGTGAAGTAGCAAGTGAAGTTTTGCATGCAGTTGCACAGTTTCTTTTAGAACCAAACTTGTTCGACATCAGTTTATCTTGGATTCAACAG AGAATGGAGCAGATGTTGTGGACATCCCTATGA
- the LOC122578615 gene encoding microtubule-associated protein TORTIFOLIA1 isoform X1 gives MSTKSLRPTKPPIPHSSRSPLSSHLAIIELKQRILNSLSRLSDRDTHEIAVEDLETVIKTASSDTLSLVLNTLFESINETTTNTPPVKKEAIRLLSFICTCHTELAAAHLKKIITNIVKRLKDSDSGVKDSCCESIGQLSCLYLKGLKEKENANIGSIVLLFVKPLFDSMNEQNKSVQSGAAMCLGKMIDMASDPPVLNFQKLCTKICKFLNSPNFLANSALLPVVSSLCQVGAIAPQALDPLLQSIHDCLSSSDWTTRKAAADTLNAMALHSSNLIIEKPTATITILETCRFDKIKPVRDSITEALLLWKFIAEGHEDQKTSSPHQDSEPAKLSKNILTRVIPFTQKLSKKILPKSDDKQIETPVKDGQNSDQNVPEKTIGTKKKAPTLSDKELNPEFFQRLERRVSGEVEVVVNRRLSSYFQNEELQEVNKENDEGEKSNSKESYQLDAQVNLQARSVEKGGDGIGPSFRRREPDNNEILLGIQRQLLHMERKQAHLMKLLQDFKGGSRDGMVTLENRVWGLERVVEEMACNISSSMSAFRSSSYLNGFEDSSIRSSKYNGFSDYSNTRLGRNDNGMSYMGRGSSWGYHTHGSNSQMGSIRATNRSPIRVGPVRVGEGPSARSVWQASKDEATLEAIRGVVPKKKAEVSGNENLVQNRDPVLSAWRNAMDGVDLGDMDMAFGEVLSSGDDLLLVKLMDKTGPLIDRLSSEVASEVLHAVAQFLLEPNLFDISLSWIQQLLDTIVENGADVVDIPMKVKKEILVNLNEASSTIDPPENWEGLMPDQLLSQLASSWDINLQQLNK, from the exons ATGTCAACAAAATCTCTAAGACCCACAAAACCCCCAATCCCACACTCATCAAGATCACCACTTTCTTCACATTTAGCCATCATTGAACTTAAACAAAGAATCTTGAATTCCTTGTCAAGGCTTTCCGACAGAGACACCCATGAAATCGCAGTCGAAGATCTCGAAACCGTCATTAAAACCGCCTCCTCCGACACCCTTTCCTTAGTACTAAACACCCTTTTCGAGTCAATTAATGAAACCACAACTAACACACCACCTGTCAAAAAAGAAGCAATTAGGCTGCTTTCTTTCATATGTACTTGTCATACTGAATTGGCAGCTGCCCATTTGAAAAAGATTATAACCAACATTGTAAAAAGACTTAAAGATTCCGATTCGGGTGTTAAAGATTCTTGTTGTGAGTCAATTGGGCAGCTTTCTTGTTTATATTTGAAgggtttgaaagaaaaagaaaatgcgAATATTGGGTCGATTGTTTTGCTGTTTGTTAAGCCGTTGTTTGATTCGATGAATGAACAGAATAAATCAGTGCAATCTGGTGCAGCAATGTGTTTGGGTAAAATGATTGATATGGCTTCTGATCCACCTGTTCTGAATTTTCAAAAGCTTTGTACTAAGATCTGCAAGTTTCTTAATAGCCCGAATTTCTTAGCTAATTCTGCTCTTTTGCCCGTCGTATCAAGTCTTTGTCAG GTTGGCGCTATTGCTCCACAAGCTTTGGACCCATTGTTACAAAGTATCCATGACTGTCTCAGTAGTTCTGACTGGACAACCAGAAAGGCGGCTGCGGACACATTGAATGCCATGGCTTTGCATTCAAGTAACTTGATAATAGAAAAACCGACTGCTACAATAACAATACTTGAAACATGTCGTTTTGATAAG ATCAAACCAGTGAGAGATAGTATAACAGAGGCGCTTCTACTGTGGAAGTTTATTGCAGAAGGTCATGAAGATCAAAAAACATCCAGTCCTCATCAGGATTCTGAGCCAGCTAAATTGTCAAAAAATATTCTAACAAGGGTAATTCCTTTTACCCAAAAGTTGTCAAAAAAGATCCTTCCAAAATCAGATGATAAACAAATAGAGACCCCAGTGAAGGATGGTCAAAACAGTGATCAAAATGTCCCTGAAAAAACAATAGGAACGAAAAAAAAGGCTCCAACTTTAAGTGATAAGGAGCTGAACCCTGAATTCTTTCAGAGACTTGAGAGAAGGGTTTCAGGTGAAGTTGAAGTTGTTGTTAATCGTCGGTTGTCCAGTTATTTTCAAAATGAAGAGTTGCAGGAGGTCAATAAAGAGAATGATGAGGGGGAAAAGTCAAATTCAAAAGAGAGCTACCAGCTAGATGCACAGGTCAACCTGCAAGCCCGTAGTGTGGAAAAAGGAGGAGATGGCATTGGTCCTTCTTTTAGACGCCGAGAACCTGATAATAATGAAATTCTGTTGGGCATTCAGAGgcaattacttcatatggagaGAAAGCAGGCTCATCTCATGAAATTGTTGCAg GATTTTAAGGGCGGATCTCGTGATGGTATGGTAACTCTGGAGAACAGAGTATGGGGTCTAGAGAGAGTTGTTGAAGAGATGGCATGtaatatatcatcatcaatgAGTGCTTTTAGAAGCAGTTCTTATCTGAATGGCTTTGAAGATTCTTCAATCAGATCATCAAAGTACAATGGATTTTCTGACTATTCTAATACAAGATTAGGGAGAAATGATAATGGGATGTCTTACATGGGAAGGGGTTCTTCTTGGGGTTATCATACACATGGTTCAAACTCTCAAATGGGCTCAATAAGAGCTACAAATAGATCACCTATACGGGTCGGGCCGGTTAGGGTTGGAGAGGGTCCATCAGCAAGAAGTGTTTGGCAAGCATCAAAAGATGAAGCCACTTTAGAAGCAATTAGAGGGGTTGTACCTAAAAAGAAAGCAGAAGTGTCAGGAAATGAAAACCTTGTGCAAAATCGAGACCCAGTTTTGAGTGCTTGGAGAAATGCAATGGATGGAGTTGATTTGGGCGACATGGATATGGCGTTTGGTGAAGTTTTGTCTAGTGGGGATGATCTTTTGCTTGTGAAACTAATGGATAAAACCGGACCTTTGATTGACCGGCTCTCGAGTGAAGTAGCAAGTGAAGTTTTGCATGCAGTTGCACAGTTTCTTTTAGAACCAAACTTGTTCGACATCAGTTTATCTTGGATTCAACAG TTGCTAGATACGATTGTAGAGAATGGAGCAGATGTTGTGGACATCCCTATGAAAGTGAAAAAGGAGATTTTGGTAAATTTAAATGAAGCTTCATCAACCATTGACCCTCCTGAGAACTGGGAAGGTTTGATGCCTGACCAACTTTTATCACAACTAGCATCATCCTGGGATATTAATCTACAACAGCTAAACAAATAG